Proteins encoded within one genomic window of Amycolatopsis nigrescens CSC17Ta-90:
- a CDS encoding fumarylacetoacetate hydrolase family protein, whose product MQLLRLGAPGSERPYVRADGGTLHDLSPLTADIDGTFLAADGIARVRDALRDGALPAAVEPGTRNGAPIAQPGKVVCVGLNYRGHAAETGAAIPEEPVLFMKAPDVVVGPDDPVFLPRGSVSTDWEVELGVVIGKTARYLESPAEALGHVAGYVLSHDVSERDFQLNRGGTWDKGKSCENFNPLGPWLRPADEIADPQALGLRLWVNGRKWQDSSTKDMVFGVAEIVHYVSRFMVLRPGDLINTGTPAGVALGQPEPKPYLRAGDVVELEIDGLGRQRQSVTKQG is encoded by the coding sequence GTGCAGTTGCTGCGCCTCGGTGCCCCGGGAAGTGAACGCCCCTATGTTCGCGCGGACGGCGGGACCCTGCACGACCTGAGCCCGCTGACCGCCGACATCGACGGCACTTTCCTCGCAGCGGACGGCATCGCGCGGGTACGGGACGCGCTGCGCGACGGTGCGCTGCCCGCGGCCGTCGAGCCGGGAACGCGGAACGGCGCGCCGATCGCTCAGCCGGGCAAGGTGGTCTGCGTCGGGCTGAACTACCGCGGGCACGCCGCCGAGACCGGTGCCGCGATTCCCGAGGAGCCGGTGCTGTTCATGAAGGCGCCGGACGTGGTGGTCGGCCCGGACGACCCGGTGTTCCTGCCGCGCGGCTCGGTCAGCACCGACTGGGAGGTCGAACTCGGGGTGGTGATCGGCAAGACCGCGCGGTACCTGGAGAGCCCGGCGGAGGCGCTCGGCCACGTCGCCGGCTACGTGCTGTCGCACGACGTCTCCGAGCGCGACTTCCAGCTCAACCGCGGCGGAACCTGGGACAAGGGCAAGTCCTGCGAGAACTTCAACCCGCTCGGCCCGTGGCTGCGGCCGGCCGACGAGATCGCCGACCCGCAGGCGCTGGGCCTGCGGCTCTGGGTGAACGGCCGCAAGTGGCAGGATTCGTCCACAAAGGACATGGTCTTCGGGGTGGCCGAGATCGTGCACTACGTCAGCCGGTTCATGGTGCTGCGGCCCGGCGACCTGATCAACACCGGCACCCCGGCCGGGGTGGCGCTCGGCCAGCCGGAACCGAAACCGTACCTGCGGGCCGGCGACGTGGTGGAGCTCGAGATCGACGGGCTCGGCCGCCAGCGCCAGTCCGTCACCAAGCAGGGCTGA
- a CDS encoding GNAT family N-acetyltransferase, translated as MRNSVTPTPAWEISPARPEQPEAAAVLRRYYVEIVNRYWQREVAESVVDMAMAEEPSDDLVPPTGLFLVATAGGRTVGCVGLRLREPGTAALTRMYVDAAARGQGGGSRLLRAAEREARALGIRRLRLDTRNDLVEARGLYAKNGYAEVEPFWEATYGEHFFEKHID; from the coding sequence GTGCGCAATTCGGTGACCCCCACCCCGGCGTGGGAGATCAGCCCCGCCCGGCCCGAGCAGCCGGAGGCCGCGGCCGTGCTCCGGCGCTACTACGTCGAGATCGTCAACCGGTACTGGCAACGCGAAGTGGCCGAGTCCGTGGTCGACATGGCGATGGCGGAGGAGCCCAGCGACGACCTGGTGCCGCCGACCGGCCTGTTCCTGGTCGCCACCGCCGGCGGGCGAACGGTCGGATGTGTCGGCCTGCGACTGCGCGAACCCGGCACCGCCGCGCTGACCCGGATGTACGTCGACGCCGCCGCGCGCGGCCAGGGCGGCGGCTCGCGGCTGCTGCGCGCCGCCGAGCGGGAGGCGCGCGCCCTCGGCATCCGCCGTCTCCGGCTGGACACCCGGAATGACCTGGTGGAGGCCAGGGGGCTGTACGCCAAGAACGGCTATGCGGAGGTCGAGCCGTTCTGGGAGGCCACCTATGGGGAGCACTTCTTCGAGAAGCACATCGACTGA
- a CDS encoding thioesterase family protein gives MGSFTEATAVVPRGSKSGTAVFDTELDPQWAIGTKLHGGYLLAILARAAAEVTGPAHPQPTAVSGLFSTAPDSGPAVAEVEVLRAGRGVTQVRARLSQHDRPCVEALITQGTLSADAPAWSALTAPELPPEQDCVPATVEAPGGEFKVPLMEVVTQHLDPGSFGADFGTRSAPGCIQTWQRLADGTDWDPLSLLVALDPVPPVSYQLGLPGWAPTVQLSAYLRALPAPGPVRVRMTATEVTGDRMDEVAHVWDATGRLVAQATQLAGVRLPG, from the coding sequence ATGGGAAGCTTCACCGAGGCCACCGCGGTCGTGCCGCGCGGTTCGAAGTCCGGGACGGCGGTTTTCGACACCGAGCTCGACCCGCAGTGGGCGATCGGCACCAAGCTGCACGGCGGGTACCTGCTCGCGATCCTGGCCAGGGCGGCCGCCGAGGTGACCGGCCCCGCGCATCCCCAGCCGACCGCGGTGAGCGGCCTGTTCAGCACCGCCCCGGACTCCGGCCCGGCGGTGGCCGAGGTGGAGGTCCTGCGCGCCGGTCGCGGGGTGACCCAGGTCAGGGCGCGGCTGAGCCAGCACGACCGGCCCTGCGTGGAGGCACTGATCACCCAGGGCACGCTCAGCGCGGACGCTCCGGCCTGGTCCGCGCTGACCGCGCCCGAGCTGCCGCCGGAACAGGACTGCGTGCCGGCGACGGTGGAGGCGCCCGGCGGCGAGTTCAAGGTGCCGCTGATGGAGGTCGTCACCCAGCATCTCGACCCCGGCTCGTTCGGTGCCGACTTCGGCACCCGCTCGGCGCCGGGGTGCATCCAGACCTGGCAGCGGCTCGCCGACGGCACCGACTGGGACCCGCTCAGCCTGCTGGTCGCGTTGGATCCGGTGCCGCCGGTGTCCTACCAGCTCGGCCTGCCGGGCTGGGCGCCGACCGTGCAGCTCAGCGCCTATCTGCGCGCGCTGCCCGCGCCGGGCCCGGTGCGGGTGCGGATGACGGCTACCGAGGTGACCGGGGACCGGATGGACGAGGTCGCGCACGTCTGGGACGCCACCGGACGGCTGGTCGCGCAGGCCACTCAGCTCGCCGGGGTGCGGCTGCCGGGCTGA
- a CDS encoding TetR/AcrR family transcriptional regulator: MSTRVRARRGEGERLREEILRVAEELLVESGSEDALTLRAVARLAGVTTPSVYLHFADKEALVQAVCLRSWNELRERMHAAAASAEDPFLALGRCGHAYARFALDHPVQYRLLMMRPGSPQASATCFGHMVDGVSACVSAGVLRGDPKVLALGLWSALHGCVSLLIAQPGFAWPEDLDAFIDDTIRMAGLGSALASRLPRRTIPAAATLTTELDTFAARLTH, from the coding sequence ATGAGCACCAGGGTCCGGGCCCGGCGCGGTGAGGGCGAGCGCCTGCGGGAGGAGATCCTGCGGGTGGCCGAGGAGCTGCTGGTCGAGTCCGGCAGCGAGGACGCGCTGACCCTGCGGGCGGTGGCGCGGCTGGCCGGGGTCACCACGCCGTCGGTGTACCTGCACTTCGCCGACAAGGAGGCGCTGGTCCAGGCGGTCTGCCTGCGGTCGTGGAACGAGCTGCGCGAACGGATGCACGCGGCCGCGGCCAGTGCCGAGGACCCGTTCCTCGCGCTCGGCCGGTGCGGGCACGCCTACGCCAGGTTCGCCCTCGACCACCCGGTGCAGTACCGGCTGCTGATGATGCGGCCGGGTAGCCCGCAGGCCTCGGCGACCTGCTTCGGGCACATGGTCGACGGCGTTTCGGCCTGCGTAAGTGCCGGTGTGCTGCGCGGCGACCCGAAGGTGCTCGCGCTCGGCCTGTGGTCGGCCCTGCACGGCTGCGTCTCACTGCTGATCGCGCAACCCGGCTTCGCCTGGCCCGAGGACCTCGACGCCTTCATCGACGACACCATCCGGATGGCGGGCCTCGGCTCCGCGCTGGCGTCCCGCCTCCCCCGCCGCACCATCCCGGCCGCCGCCACCCTCACCACCGAACTCGACACCTTCGCCGCCCGGCTCACCCACTGA
- a CDS encoding SDR family NAD(P)-dependent oxidoreductase has translation MKDFTGKVAVITGAGSGIGRALALNLAGKGAALALSDVDSARAADTAAHCEKAGARVQSYQLDVADRGAVLAHAEQVAGEFGKVNLVVNNAGVALTGTVAEMTWDQLDWIVGINFGGVVNGTKAFLPHLIASGDGHLVNISSVFGLIGVPSQSAYNATKFAVRGFTEALRQEMLIEKRPVRVSCVHPGGIRTNIARDARAAASRNTDELARAFDKIARTSPEAAAATILRGVARNSPKILIGADAYLIDALPRVFGATYQRLVALAAKRTLR, from the coding sequence ATGAAGGACTTCACCGGCAAGGTCGCGGTGATCACCGGGGCCGGTTCGGGCATCGGCAGGGCGCTCGCGCTGAACCTGGCCGGGAAGGGGGCCGCGCTGGCTCTGTCCGATGTGGACTCCGCGCGGGCCGCGGATACCGCGGCGCACTGCGAGAAGGCCGGTGCGCGGGTGCAGTCCTACCAGCTCGACGTGGCCGACCGGGGGGCCGTGCTGGCGCACGCCGAGCAGGTGGCCGGGGAGTTCGGCAAGGTCAACCTGGTGGTGAACAACGCCGGGGTCGCGCTCACCGGCACGGTCGCCGAGATGACCTGGGACCAGCTCGACTGGATCGTCGGGATCAACTTCGGCGGGGTGGTCAACGGCACCAAGGCGTTCCTGCCGCACCTGATCGCCTCCGGGGACGGGCACCTGGTGAACATCTCCAGCGTGTTCGGCTTGATCGGCGTCCCGTCGCAGAGCGCGTACAACGCGACCAAGTTCGCCGTCCGCGGGTTCACCGAGGCGCTGCGCCAGGAGATGCTGATCGAGAAGCGCCCGGTGCGGGTCAGCTGCGTGCACCCCGGCGGGATCAGGACCAACATCGCCCGCGACGCGCGGGCGGCCGCGAGCCGCAACACCGACGAGCTCGCGCGCGCCTTCGACAAGATCGCGCGCACCTCGCCGGAGGCCGCGGCCGCGACCATCCTGCGCGGCGTGGCCCGCAACAGCCCGAAGATCCTGATCGGCGCGGACGCCTACCTGATCGACGCGCTCCCGCGCGTTTTCGGTGCCACCTACCAGCGCCTGGTCGCCCTCGCCGCCAAACGGACCCTCCGCTGA
- a CDS encoding saccharopine dehydrogenase family protein encodes MTAAREYDVVVFGATGFTGGMTAEYLARAAPPGFRLALAGRNRGKLEAVRARLAALDPACAELPLLTADITDRDSILAVARATKVVITTVGPYALYGAPLVAACAEAGTDYVDLCGEPEFVDRTYLNQHAKARSSGARIVHACGFDSIPYDLGVLYTVRQLPSDVPLQVRGQVRIGATLSGGTFASALTAAARPVAMWRAAKERANAEPRPEGRRARALTGRPRRDHETGHWLVPLPNLDPQIVARSAAALEEYGPDFGYTHYAAVKRLPTVLAGAAGVAAMAALAQVPPVRNALGNLRKPGEGPSPERRAQSWFEVRFVGEGGGQRVVTEVSGGDPGYDESAKMLAESALCLAVDDLPETAGQLTTAVAMGDALVDRLTKAGITFRTLPGS; translated from the coding sequence ATGACTGCTGCACGCGAATACGACGTGGTCGTCTTCGGGGCGACCGGGTTCACCGGCGGCATGACCGCCGAGTACCTGGCCCGCGCCGCGCCACCCGGCTTTCGCTTGGCGCTGGCCGGGCGCAACCGGGGCAAGCTCGAAGCCGTGCGCGCCCGGCTGGCCGCGCTCGATCCGGCCTGCGCGGAGCTGCCGCTGCTGACCGCGGACATCACCGACCGGGACTCGATCCTGGCAGTCGCACGGGCCACCAAGGTGGTGATCACCACGGTCGGGCCGTACGCGCTGTACGGCGCGCCGCTGGTGGCGGCCTGCGCCGAGGCGGGCACCGATTACGTCGACCTGTGCGGTGAGCCGGAGTTCGTCGACCGCACCTACCTGAACCAACATGCGAAGGCGCGGTCGAGCGGGGCGCGGATCGTGCACGCCTGCGGGTTCGACTCGATCCCCTACGACCTCGGGGTGCTCTACACCGTGCGGCAGCTTCCCTCGGACGTACCGCTCCAGGTCCGCGGGCAGGTCCGCATCGGCGCGACGCTCTCCGGCGGCACCTTCGCCAGCGCCCTGACCGCAGCCGCCAGGCCGGTGGCGATGTGGCGGGCGGCGAAGGAACGCGCCAATGCCGAGCCACGCCCCGAAGGGCGCCGGGCGCGGGCACTGACCGGTAGGCCGCGTCGCGACCACGAAACCGGGCACTGGCTGGTGCCGCTGCCGAACCTGGACCCGCAGATCGTCGCGCGCTCGGCGGCCGCGCTCGAGGAGTACGGACCGGACTTCGGCTACACGCACTACGCCGCGGTCAAGCGGCTGCCGACCGTCCTCGCCGGCGCGGCGGGCGTGGCGGCCATGGCCGCCCTCGCGCAGGTCCCGCCCGTCCGCAACGCGCTGGGAAACCTGCGCAAGCCCGGCGAAGGGCCGAGCCCGGAGCGGCGGGCGCAGTCCTGGTTCGAGGTGAGGTTCGTCGGCGAGGGCGGCGGGCAGCGGGTGGTCACCGAGGTCTCCGGCGGCGACCCCGGCTACGACGAGAGCGCGAAGATGCTCGCCGAGTCGGCCCTGTGCCTGGCCGTGGACGATCTACCGGAGACGGCCGGACAGCTCACCACCGCGGTCGCCATGGGCGACGCGCTCGTCGATCGCCTGACCAAAGCCGGCATCACCTTCCGCACCCTGCCCGGCTCGTGA